Proteins from one Azospirillum brasilense genomic window:
- the fdxH gene encoding formate dehydrogenase subunit beta, with protein sequence MALQSLDILRRSATPTPTPQARNPQEVAKLIDTTVCIGCKACQVACSEWNELRAEVGTCVGVYDNPTDLSSQAWTVMRFNEVEEKGKLEWLIRKDGCMHCADPGCLKACPSPGAIVQFKNGIVDFHQENCIGCGYCISGCPFNVPRLSPADSKAYKCNLCSDRVAVGQEPACVKTCPTGAIQFGSKEDMIEVAQTRITDLQSRGYDQAGLYDPAGVGGTHVMYVLHHADKPALYSGLPDNPSISAVVGVWKGMLKPLATLGVAAAGLFGFFHYITVGPNRADDEDEADHGTPPVPPAQGTKHKERENAL encoded by the coding sequence ATGGCACTGCAATCCCTCGATATCCTGCGCCGGTCCGCCACCCCGACGCCGACCCCGCAGGCCCGCAACCCGCAGGAAGTGGCCAAGCTGATCGACACCACGGTCTGCATCGGCTGCAAGGCCTGCCAGGTCGCCTGCTCGGAATGGAACGAGCTGCGCGCCGAGGTCGGCACCTGCGTCGGCGTCTACGACAACCCGACCGACCTGTCCTCGCAGGCCTGGACGGTCATGCGCTTCAACGAGGTGGAGGAGAAGGGCAAGCTGGAGTGGCTGATCCGCAAGGACGGCTGCATGCACTGCGCCGACCCCGGCTGTCTGAAGGCCTGCCCGTCGCCGGGCGCCATCGTGCAGTTCAAGAACGGCATCGTGGACTTCCACCAGGAGAACTGCATCGGCTGCGGCTATTGCATCTCCGGCTGCCCGTTCAACGTGCCGCGCCTCAGCCCGGCCGACAGCAAGGCCTACAAGTGCAACCTGTGCTCCGACCGCGTGGCGGTGGGGCAGGAGCCGGCCTGCGTCAAGACCTGCCCGACCGGGGCCATCCAGTTCGGCAGCAAGGAGGACATGATCGAGGTCGCCCAGACCCGCATCACCGACCTCCAGTCGCGCGGCTACGACCAGGCGGGCCTCTACGACCCCGCCGGGGTGGGCGGCACCCACGTCATGTACGTGCTGCACCACGCCGACAAGCCGGCGCTCTACTCCGGCCTGCCGGACAACCCGTCGATCAGCGCCGTCGTCGGGGTGTGGAAGGGCATGCTGAAGCCGCTGGCGACGCTGGGCGTCGCCGCCGCCGGCCTGTTCGGCTTCTTCCATTACATCACGGTCGGCCCGAACCGCGCCGATGACGAGGACGAGGCGGATCACGGCACGCCGCCGGTCCCGCCCGCTCAAGGAACCAAGCATAAGGAACGGGAGAACGCGCTGTGA